The following proteins are co-located in the Syngnathus scovelli strain Florida chromosome 5, RoL_Ssco_1.2, whole genome shotgun sequence genome:
- the rnf11a gene encoding RING finger protein 11a isoform X2 — protein MGNCLYSQGADDLSLLNESEAGSLPGEPPPPYQERQQPVPAYHPTLGERRLASQLSEEEQVRIAQRIGLIHHLPRGIFDPGSDPSDRKVKECVICMVDFEYGDPIRFLPCLHIYHLDCIDAWLMRSFTCPSCMEPVDAALLATYEAN, from the exons ATGGGGAACTGCCTGTATTCTCAAGGGGCGGATGATCTGTCTCTGCTGAACGAGTCGGAGGCGGGCAGCCTACCTGGAGAGCCACCGCCGCCTTACCAG GAGCGCCAGCAGCCCGTGCCCGCGTACCATCCCACCCTGGGAGAGAGGCGCTTAGCCAGTCAGCTGAGTGAGGAGGAGCAAGTGCGCATCGCCCAGCGCATCGGGCTCATCCATCACCTGCCGCGAGGCATCTTTGACCCAGGCTCTGATCCTTCTGACCGCAAAGTTAAAGA GTGTGTGATCTGCATGGTAGACTTTGAGTACGGTGACCCGATCCGGTTCCTTCCGTGCTTGCACATCTACCACTTGGACTGCATCGACGCCTGGCTCATGCGCTCCTTCACCTGTCCGTCCTGCATGGAGCCCGTCGACGCCGCGCTGCTCGCGACCTATGAAGCCAACTAA
- the zglp1 gene encoding GATA-type zinc finger protein 1, whose protein sequence is MNKGQRSEFTIFQRVAEQDSSESSLGYLFQEVSKLETSLQRGLLGTKSLSDWLKDSQAENVERPQTSNNSYEHEDSVVSGKVEIAVESPPGGPWTALNLINLQCKRLMDHGEDKADSRLFPIVHDVPSACKSGTGTNARVSTCVMPVGNEQDNCFSSKPKKDLTCHEPPQMADKDAAEEEALASSRKSKTQPELNGDMLEGSDGSSSAEHGHESILSSDNVKRFCSALPLDHNANLVLGRHSPVKPADGVMPSKSIEKKLQRSPTSTVTSHLRSKEVNETPATQHLRGTKRARKQPNPSRSGDIHDPHFQGVTFRMHAKMNDSGEQCRLCVTCKYSKKLRKRRRRRTPSNSDGESEPTASRGKICASCLTRKTPLWRDAEDGTPLCNACGIRYKKYRVHCVYCWHVPKKTSNSSSTCLKCGNRVRLTSAQRKHTT, encoded by the exons ATGaacaaaggtcaaaggtcagagtTTACCATCTTTCAGAGGGTGGCGGAACAAGATTCCTCCGAATCTTCACTCGGCTACCTTTTCCAGGAGGTTTCTAAACTTGAGACCTCCTTACAACGTGGGTTACTGGGCACCAAATCACTGTCTGACTGGCTGAAAGACAGTCAAGCTGAAAATGTTGAAAGGCCTCAAACCTCCAACAACTCTTATGAACACGAAGACAGTGTGGTGAGCGGCAAGGTGGAAATTGCAGtggagagcccacctggaggcccTTGGACAGCGTTGAATCTGATCAATCTACAGTGTAAGAGGCTCATGGATCACGGAGAAGACAAGGCGGACTCAAGACTGTTTCCCATCGTGCATGATGTCCCTTCTGCCTGCAAATCAGGAACTGGAACCAATGCAAGGGTCTCCACTTGTGTCATGCCAGTAGGAAATGAGCAAGACAACTGCTTTTCCTCTAAACCCAAGAAAGACTTGACTTGTCATGAACCACCACAGATGGCTGACAAAGACGCGGCGGAGGAAGAAGCTTTGGCATCTTCTCGGAAATCTAAAACACAGCCAGAGTTGAATGGTGACATGTTGGAGGGGAGTGATGGCAGCTCTTCCGCTGAACATGGCCATGAAAGTATTTTGTCATCTGACAACGTGAAGCGATTTTGTTCAGCTCTCCCTCTCGACCACAATGCAAACCTGGTGTTGGGCCGTCATTCGCCCGTCAAACCAGCTGACGGCGTGATGCCATCCAAATCAATTGAGAAGAAACTGCAGCGCTCTCCCACCAGCACAGTGACCTCACACTTGAGGTCAAAAGAGGTAAATGAAACACCAGCCACTCAGCACTTGCGGGGAACCAAAAGAGCTAGAAAGCAACCCAATCCCAGCCGCAGTGGCGACATCCATGACCCGCACTTCCAAGGAGTGACGTTTCGGATGCACGCAAAGATGAACGACAGCGGGGAACAGTGTCGGCTCTGCGTAACATGCAAGTACAG CAAGAAGCTCCGCaaacggaggaggaggaggacgccgAGCAACTCGGATGGCGAAAGCGAACCCACTGCCTCAA GGGGCAAGATTTGCGCATCGTGCCTCACCAGAAAGACCCCGTTGTGGAGAGATGCGGAAGACGGGACACCTCTTTGTAACGCATGTGGCATAAG atacaaAAAGTACAGGGTACACTGTGTCTATTGCTGGCATGTCCCGAAAAAAACAAGCAACTCCAGCTCGACCTGCCTCAAATGTGGAAATCGTGTGAGGCTTACTTCTGCTCAACGCAAACATACCACCTAG
- the fdx2 gene encoding ferredoxin-2, mitochondrial: MATSAAVRSSMGMTFRLSRVLPDCSTCPFSRIKTCTTHLQRKDSVDAFRTINRYMQTNTGSHHNEDASAEEETQDNVVNVVYVDRSGQRIPVRAKVGDNILYLAHKNGIELEGACEASLACSTCHVYVTSDHLDKLPEPDEREDDMLDMAPMLQENSRLGCQIILTPELEGMELTLPKVTRNFYVDGHVPKPH; this comes from the exons ATGGCTACCTCCGCTGCAGTCCGCTCCAGCATGGGGATGACTTTCAGACTTTCGCGAGTTTTACCGGACTGTAGCACATGTCCCTTTTCCAGGATAAAGACGTGCACGACTCATTTACAGAGGAAAGACTCAGTGGACGCTTTTCGTACCATTAACCGATACATGCAAACGAATACAG GTTCGCACCACAACGAGGACGCTAGCGCTGAAGAAGAGACCCAggacaatgt GGTCAATGTGGTGTATGTAGACCGGTCGGGCCAGAGGATCCCAGTTAGAGCCAAAGTGGGAGACAATATTTTGTACTTAGCCCACAAGAATGGAATTGAACTAGAAG gggcATGTGAGGCATCGTTGGCCTGTTCAACATGCCATGTGTATGTAACCAGCGACCATTTAGACAAACTGCCTGAACCAGATGAGAG GGAGGATGACATGCTGGACATGGCGCCCATGCTTCAGGAGAACTCCCGGCTCGGTTGCCAGATTATTCTTACCCCAGAGCTAGAGGGCATGGAGTTGACTTTACCCAAAGTCACAAGGAATTTCTACGTGGACGGACATGTTCCCAAACCTCATTGA
- the LOC125969212 gene encoding uncharacterized protein: MSSQAQHYGSMPPELRLVLLGNIGCGKTSSADTILSQLTDLSTSSPRSIQLRKDFAEGRMVTLVEAPRWYWNGMEMDEGVKKETVRAVTLLEPGPHAVLLLVPISQFTEMDGQVPTQLQQVFGRDVLEHTMVLLTCGDYLIGRTVEEYLVKENPGLRQMIGLCGGRYHVINNRQQQDRTQVRELLNKVEDMVSKSGVFSLKTKEEREMEERVQQRKRELMEKFRMQKEEKREALASSYTPNVDTARSVERVESYRDAWERRREDEMDNVNGGASEVIQTRPGPGGWHSGRIDDQEERLSSRLNTVHHRINSFEETSPEASPISFSDTPTSVYDPVLATTHVSSPSSPELRLVLIGRSGAGKSAAGNAILGHDVFESRPDSLVAITEECIKKKAVVAGRRVAVVDTPDWFHSERTPDEVRSQISSCVALSSPGPHAFLLCVPTDQPAKMELQALCTLETVFGPDVVGKHTLVLFTHADLLKKSGKAGKDDIETYIASRRDDLLKLVEKCGDRFHVLERGGHGGNVEELLEKVEQIVTEAGGECYSSPAFQEAESRVREMQAEIARERRRQKQEEECLGEQFRGERRSLYPYMQTVAEAEEEVREEEVEKTRAEAERSVSTMNIESLPPITMANLSPSMFRSMMERVQSNAKMLPKLFSNSSVWVSDGAKKVMGSSVWGSVGSGAQNVQKTVAQSPVWGKVGAQAGHVSKLVGDRLPKVVVDGSTWVGSGAKVVADGSMRVGSGIGSGAKVVAKSPVWGKVGSGAKLVADGSVRLGAGLGAGAKKVAQSPVWGKMGSGAKAGAKIVSESSLWQKAVANAKKVPKLVIVGALLGLALGLFLAGAIGGAVGAVSGSAVTELGRRRFAKKSTPEKAVSNIDRRVNDTVESLVRQGDKVMKTE; encoded by the exons ATGAGCAGCCAAGCACAGCACTACGGCTCGATGCCACCGGAGCTGAGGTTGGTGCTGCTGGGCAACATCGGATGCGGCAAGACGTCGTCGGCCGACACTATCCTGAGCCAGCTGACCGACTTGTCCACGTCGAGTCCCCGCAGCATCCAGCTGCGCAAGGACTTTGCCGAGGGCAGGATGGTGACCCTGGTTGAGGCCCCCAGGTGGTACTGGAACGGCATGGAAATGGACGAGGGCGTCAAGAAGGAGACAGTGCGAGCCGTGACCCTGCTGGAGCCCGGTCCTCATGCCGTTCTATTGCTGGTGCCTATCAGCCAGTTCACTGAG ATGGACGGCCAAGTGCCTACACAGTTGCAGCAAGTGTTTGGAAGAGACGTTCTGGAGCACACCATGGTGCTACTGACCTGCGGCGATTATCTCATTGGAAGAACCGTGGAA GAATACCTTGTCAAGGAGAATCCTGGTCTGAGGCAAATGATCGGGCTATGCGGGGGGCGCTACCATGTCATCAATAACCGTCAGCAGCAGGACCGGACACAAGTTCGGGAGCTTCTGAACAAG GTGGAGGACATGGTGAGCAAAAGCGGGGTGTTCTCCCTCAAAACAAAAGAGGAGAGGGAAATGGAGGAGCGCGTGCAGCAGAGGAAGAGAGAGCTGATGGAAAAATTCCGGATGCAAAAGGAAGAGAAAAGGGAAGCCTTGGCGTCCAGCTACACACCAAACGTTGACACGGCGAGGAGTGTCGAGAGAGTCGAGTCATACAGAGATGCTTGGGAGAGGAGGAGAGAAGACGAGATGGATAACGTCAACGGAGGAGCGTCTGAGGTGATTCAGACTCGTCCGGGACCAGGAGGCTGGCACTCGGGCCGGATTGATGATCAGGAGGAGAGACTTTCATCCAGACTCAATACAG TCCATCACAGAATCAACAGCTTTGAGGAGACTTCCCCTGAGGCCTCTCCCATCTCCTTCTCTGATACCCCGACCTCCGTCTATGACCCCGTCCTTGCCACAACCCACGTGTCTTCGCCATCCTCTCCGGAGCTGCGTTTAGTATTGATCGGACGATCCGGAGCGGGGAAAAGTGCGGCTGGCAACGCTATCCTGGGCCACGATGTGTTTGAGTCCAGGCCTGACAGTCTGGTCGCCATCACTGAGGAGTGCATCAAGAAGAAAGCAGTCGTTGCTGGAAGAAGG GTGGCAGTAGTGGACACCCCAGACTGGTTCCACTCGGAACGTACCCCCGATGAGGTGCGATCTCAGATCTCCTCTTGCGTGGCCCTGTCCAGTCCAGGTCCCCACGCCTTCCTCCTGTGCGTCCCAACGGACCAGCCGGCCAAGATGGAGCTGCAGGCCCTCTGCACCCTGGAGACCGTCTTTGGGCCGGATGTCGTCGGGAAACACACGCTGGTCCTCTTCACGCACGCCGATCTTCTGAAGAAGAGCGGGAAGGCCGGCAAAGACGACATCGAGACGTATATTGCGTCTCGACGTGATGATTTATTAAAATTGGTGGAGAAATGCGGGGACAGGTTCCATGTGCTGGAgagaggcggtcacgggggaaaTGTGGAGGAGCTCTTGGAGAAGGTGGAGCAGATAGTGACCGAGGCCGGGGGGGAGTGTTACTCCAGCCCCGCTTTCCAAGAGGCCGAGAGCCGAGTGAGGGAGATGCAGGCCGAGATCGCGAGGGAAAGGAGACGGCAGAAGCAAGAGGAAGAATGCCTCGGCGAGCAGTTTCGGGGGGAGAGGCGCTCCCTCTATCCTTACATGCAGACCGTGGCCGAGGCCGAAGAGGAAGTGAGAGAGGAAGAGGTTGAGAAAACACGAGCCGAGGCCGAGAGGAGTGTTAGCACCATGAATATTGAGAGCCTTCCGCCGATTACCATGGCAAACTTGTCGCCTTCAATGTTCCGGTCCATGATGGAAAGAGTGCAGTCGAACGCAAAGATGTTGCCCAAGCTGTTTTCTAACAGCTCGGTGTGGGTCAGCGACGGTGCCAAGAAGGTGATGGGCAGTTCGGTGTGGGGCTCGGTGGGCAGCGGCGCACAGAACGTACAGAAGACGGTGGCCCAAAGTCCCGTGTGGGGGAAGGTGGGCGCTCAAGCTGGGCACGTCTCCAAGCTAGTGGGAGACAGACTCCCCAAGGTGGTGGTAGATGGCTCCACCTGGGTCGGCTCCGGAGCCAAAGTCGTGGCGGACGGCTCCATGCGTGTCGGATCCGGGATTGGAAGCGGAGCGAAGGTTGTGGCTAAGAGTCCCGTGTGGGGAAAGGTTGGCTCCGGCGCCAAACTGGTGGCTGACGGTTCAGTGCGACTCGGAGCCGGCCTAGGTGCCGGAGCAAAGAAGGTGGCCCAGAGTCCAGTGTGGGGCAAGATGGGCTCCGGGGCCAAAGCGGGTGCCAAAATAGTCAGCGAGAGCTCATTGTGGCAGAAAGCGGTGGCCAACGCTAAAAAGGTGCCGAAGCTCGTCATCGTGGGCGCATTGCTGGGGCTGGCGCTGGGACTGTTTTTGGCGGGGGCCATCGGCGGAGCTGTGGGGGCCGTCAGCGGTTCTGCGGTCACTGAGTTGGGCAGGCGAAGGTTTGCCAAGAAAAGCACGCCGGAAAAGGCTGTGAGTAACATTGATAGGCGAGTGAACGACACGGTCGAGTCACTGGTCAGACAAGGAGACAAAGTCATGAAAACGGAATGA
- the lyl1 gene encoding protein lyl-1, whose protein sequence is MMGRMNPSESHTSPQPLPCPSPPSCASEDKEVPENTETAVLTAERIEPVVMETEGHQGGPVTSGSPTKSPTIASPPPLLPVKTNLGPLSPRPSSSTSSSSSLPSHIPVISLAHSKPPLAIPNPPLTALHPIPNKPPHLELRRTQLACLPGNGSGALPGSGGGGGPSMVPQTYLHSAHPFYSSSFLGTSGGSYSVISNGRVKRRPSSHFEMEINNSGPPQKIARRVFTNSRERWRQQNVNGAFSELRKLIPTHPPDKKLSKNEILRLAVKYINFLVTLLDDQAQDERRDPEEDEDEPREMDSSGLDNKLEPLYQCDTPPPSQGASPPSTSPAVTRTCRRNRDSTDSAIRLAGSATSSCSDSDVNSEDSFGTRISVVTRGTLAKVKGQIRMVAATNEER, encoded by the exons ATGATGGGGAGGATGAACCCCTCAGAGTCACACACTTCTCCTCAACCCCTTCCCTGTCCCTCGCCCCCGTCGTGCGCTTCAGAGGACAAAGAGGTCCCCGAAAACACAGAGACGGCCGTATTGACCGCTGAACGCATTGAGCCCGTTGTCATGGAGACAGAAGGGCATCAAGGAGGACCGGTAACAAGTGGTTCCCCCACCAAGTCGCCAACAATTGCATCCCCGCCGCCACTGCTCCCAGTAAAGACCAACCTGGGTCCCCTCTCACCTCGACCTTCTTCAAGTACCTCCTCATCATCGTCACTTCCTTCGCACATCCCCGTCATCAGCCTGGCCCATAGCAAGCCCCCTCTCGCCATCCCCAACCCACCGCTGACCGCCCTGCACCCCATTCCCAATAAGCCTCCTCACTTGGAGCTGCGTCGGACTCAGCTGGCCTGTCTGCCCGGCAACGGTTCGGGAGCCTTGCCGGGGTCCGGTGGTGGAGGCGGTCCATCCATGGTGCCTCAGACGTACCTGCATTCTGCTCATCCATTCTACTCCAG TTCTTTCTTGGGCACCTCTGGCGGAAGCTACAGTGTCATTTCCAATGGGCGAGTTAAGAGAAGACCTTCCTCGCACTTTGAGATGGAGATTAATAATT CCGGTCCTCCTCAAAAAATCGCCCGCCGCGTTTTCACCAACAGCCGCGAGCGCTGGCGGCAGCAGAACGTGAACGGCGCCTTCTCAGAACTGAGGAAGCTCATCCCCACGCATccgcctgacaagaagctgagcaAGAAtgagatcctgcgtctggcagtCAAGTACATCAACTTCCTGGTCACCCTGCTGGACGACCAAGCACAGGACGAGAGAAGGGACCCTGAGGAGGACGAGGATGAGCCACGGGAGATGGACTCGTCCGGCCTGGACAACAAACTGGAGCCTCTTTATCAGTGTGACACGCCTCCTCCATCCCAAGGCGCCTCCCCGCCTTCAACCAGTCCCGCGGTAACAAGAACCTGCCGCCGTAATCGAGACTCCACCGATTCGGCCATTCGGCTGGCGGGCTCGGCGACGAGCTCCTGTAGCGACAGCGACGTGAACAGCGAGGACAGCTTTGGGACAAGAATTTCTGTGGTGACAcgtggcactctggccaaggtcaaaggtcaaataAGAATGGTGGCAGCTACAAATGAAGAGCGGTGA
- the rnf11a gene encoding RING finger protein 11a isoform X1 — MTQCPLNRRAALESPESTTADDRELDPELQDQFQEKRIAILELVSSVMEFLNDKPNEVDWRPHPFMTAPSSETSITTEPALSLAVAGPSSDIPAASMHRPVGSVWGEMESQNPACCDPANAAAHLHLLGEALGLIGHLLKGTKKSVCVSTSMFLLLDSLLCGLAPLMCLTSHIPELHQCTDNVLDSTLENIAYIMPGF, encoded by the exons ATGACTCAGTGTCCACTTAACCGTAGAGCAGCTCTCGAGTCTCCCGAGA gcACAACGGCGGACGACCGTGAACTTGACCCAGAGCTTCAAGACCAGTTCCAGGAGAAGAGAATTGCCATTCTG GAACTTGTAAGTTCTGTTATGGAGTTTCTCAATGACAAGCCCAACGAGGTAGACTGGAGGCCTCACCCCTTCATGACTGCTCCTAGTTCAGAGACATCCATCACCACCGAGCCCGCGTTGAGTCTGGCTGTGGCCGGGCCCTCTAGTGACATACCTGCTGCGTCAATGCACAGACCCGTGGGATCGGTATGGGGCGAGATGGAATCTCAGAACCCTGCCTGCTGtgatccagccaatgccgctgcACACCTACACCTGCTCGGAGAAGCCTTGGGCCTGATTGGTCACCTTCTTAAGGGGACAAAG aaatcagtgtgtgtgtccacaaGCATGTTTCTACTCTTGGACTCTCTGCTGTGTGGGCTTGCTCCATTGATGTGCCTCACCTCACATATACCAGAGCTGCATCAGTGCACAGACAACGTGCTG gATTCCACTCTGGAAAACATTGCCTACATCATGCCAGGTTTTTGA